The Cynocephalus volans isolate mCynVol1 chromosome 2, mCynVol1.pri, whole genome shotgun sequence genome window below encodes:
- the TCN2 gene encoding transcobalamin-2 isoform X2, translating to MKWSASSDDNSDCQTKPSRGHLALYLLALRANCEFVGGHKGARLVSQLKWFLEEEKRAIGHDHKGHPQTSYYQYSLSILALCVHQKRLHDSVVGKLLYAIEHDQHLQQGHLSVDTMAMAGLALTCLENSNLNPDQGQRITMAIRTARKKVLKAQTPEGHFGNVYSTPLALQLLMTSPMSRVELGTACLKARAALLASLQDGAFQNVLMISQLLPVLNNKTYVDLISPHCLAPRVMMRPATKTLSQTRVPEIISVTLKVPSILPLYKQSISVFAGSSLEDVLKTAQELGEFTYRTRATLSGPYVISVMGKEAGDREFWQLLQAPDTPLLQGIADYRPKDGETIELRLIRW from the exons ATGAAGTG GTCTGCCTCCAGTGACGATAACAGTGACTGCCAGACCAAGCCTTCCAGGGGCCACCTGGCCCTCTACCTGCTTGCTCTCAGAGCCAATTGCGAGTTTGTCGGGGGCCACAAGGGGGCCAGGCTGGTCTCACAGCTCAAGTGGTTcctggaggaagagaagagggccATTG GGCACGATCACAAGGGCCACCCCCAGACCAGTTACTACCAGTACAGCCTGAGCATCCTGGCCCTGTGTGTCCACCAGAAGCGGCTCCATGACAGTGTGGTGGGCAAGCTCCTGTATGCTATAGAACATGACCAGCATCTCCAACAGGGCCACCTCTCTGTCG ACACGATGGCCATGGCAGGCTTGGCCCTCACTTGTCTGGAGAACTCCAACTTAAACCCTGATCAGGGACAACGGATCACCATGGCCATTAGGACAGCACGAAAGAAGGTCCTGAAGGCCCAGACCCCCGAGGGCCACTTTGGGAATGTCTATAGCACCCCACTAGCACTGCAG TTGCTGATGACCTCCCCCATGTCCAGGGTGGAACTGGGCACAGCATGCCTCAAGGCAAGGGCTGCTCTGTTGGCCAGCCTGCAGGATGGGGCCTTCCAGAATGTTCTCATGATCTCCCAGCTGCTGCCTGTCCTAAACAACAAGACCTATGTGGATCTCATCTCCCCACACTGCCTGGCACCAAGAG TCATGATGAGACCAGCTACCAAGACTCTCTCACAGACCCGAGTCCCAGAGATCATCAGCGTCACACTGAAGGTCCCCAGCATCTTGCCATTATACAAACAATCCATCTCTGTCTTTGCCGGGTCCTCCTTGGAAGATGTCCTGAAGACGGCCCAGGAGCTAGGAGAATTCAC ATATAGAACACGAGCCACCTTGTCAGGCCCCTACGTGATCTCCGTGATGGGGAAAGAGGCTGGCGATCGTGAGTTCTGGCAGCTCTTACAAGCCCCTGATACCCCCCTGCTGCAGG GTATTGCTGACTACAGACCCAAGGATGGTGAAACCATCGAGCTGAGGCTGATTCGCTGGTAG
- the TCN2 gene encoding transcobalamin-2 isoform X1 yields the protein MGPLGAFLFLLGALGALADICEIPEVDSHLVEKLGQHLLPWMDALSLEYLNPSIYVGLRLSSLQAETKENLYLHRLKLYHQQCLLESASSDDNSDCQTKPSRGHLALYLLALRANCEFVGGHKGARLVSQLKWFLEEEKRAIGHDHKGHPQTSYYQYSLSILALCVHQKRLHDSVVGKLLYAIEHDQHLQQGHLSVDTMAMAGLALTCLENSNLNPDQGQRITMAIRTARKKVLKAQTPEGHFGNVYSTPLALQLLMTSPMSRVELGTACLKARAALLASLQDGAFQNVLMISQLLPVLNNKTYVDLISPHCLAPRVMMRPATKTLSQTRVPEIISVTLKVPSILPLYKQSISVFAGSSLEDVLKTAQELGEFTYRTRATLSGPYVISVMGKEAGDREFWQLLQAPDTPLLQGIADYRPKDGETIELRLIRW from the exons aaatACCAGAAGTGGACAGCCACCTGGTAGAGAAGCTGGGCCAGCACCTCTTGCCTTGGATGGACGCACTCTCCCTGGAGTACCTGAACCCCAGCATCTATGTGGGCCTGCGCCTCTCCAGCCTGCAGGCTGAGACCAAGGAGAACCTCTACCTGCATAGACTCAAGCTCTATCACCAGCAATGCCTCCTGGA GTCTGCCTCCAGTGACGATAACAGTGACTGCCAGACCAAGCCTTCCAGGGGCCACCTGGCCCTCTACCTGCTTGCTCTCAGAGCCAATTGCGAGTTTGTCGGGGGCCACAAGGGGGCCAGGCTGGTCTCACAGCTCAAGTGGTTcctggaggaagagaagagggccATTG GGCACGATCACAAGGGCCACCCCCAGACCAGTTACTACCAGTACAGCCTGAGCATCCTGGCCCTGTGTGTCCACCAGAAGCGGCTCCATGACAGTGTGGTGGGCAAGCTCCTGTATGCTATAGAACATGACCAGCATCTCCAACAGGGCCACCTCTCTGTCG ACACGATGGCCATGGCAGGCTTGGCCCTCACTTGTCTGGAGAACTCCAACTTAAACCCTGATCAGGGACAACGGATCACCATGGCCATTAGGACAGCACGAAAGAAGGTCCTGAAGGCCCAGACCCCCGAGGGCCACTTTGGGAATGTCTATAGCACCCCACTAGCACTGCAG TTGCTGATGACCTCCCCCATGTCCAGGGTGGAACTGGGCACAGCATGCCTCAAGGCAAGGGCTGCTCTGTTGGCCAGCCTGCAGGATGGGGCCTTCCAGAATGTTCTCATGATCTCCCAGCTGCTGCCTGTCCTAAACAACAAGACCTATGTGGATCTCATCTCCCCACACTGCCTGGCACCAAGAG TCATGATGAGACCAGCTACCAAGACTCTCTCACAGACCCGAGTCCCAGAGATCATCAGCGTCACACTGAAGGTCCCCAGCATCTTGCCATTATACAAACAATCCATCTCTGTCTTTGCCGGGTCCTCCTTGGAAGATGTCCTGAAGACGGCCCAGGAGCTAGGAGAATTCAC ATATAGAACACGAGCCACCTTGTCAGGCCCCTACGTGATCTCCGTGATGGGGAAAGAGGCTGGCGATCGTGAGTTCTGGCAGCTCTTACAAGCCCCTGATACCCCCCTGCTGCAGG GTATTGCTGACTACAGACCCAAGGATGGTGAAACCATCGAGCTGAGGCTGATTCGCTGGTAG